Proteins encoded together in one Anaerococcus murdochii window:
- a CDS encoding helix-turn-helix transcriptional regulator has product MKNRLEEIRKERGITQEELAKILEVSRQTVGSLENGRYNPSIILAFKIARYFEMTIEDIFIYEEENDDEK; this is encoded by the coding sequence TTGAAAAATAGGTTGGAGGAAATTCGCAAGGAAAGAGGAATTACCCAGGAAGAACTGGCAAAAATTCTTGAAGTATCAAGGCAAACTGTGGGCTCTCTAGAAAATGGTAGGTACAACCCGTCAATTATTTTGGCGTTTAAGATAGCAAGATATTTTGAAATGACAATTGAAGATATTTTTATATATGAGGAGGAGAATGACGATGAAAAATAA
- a CDS encoding DUF2812 domain-containing protein, with protein sequence MLKFRFLSYTNFGPMAQWYEEMAREGWQIEKIVLPFIHKFKKCDPADIKYQFTIAPNETWYVKFSKEELKDYDQMAEEYGWHIVDRSFNMNLYQVDENGSNSLYNDDSYEIEILNKGIKGELITISLNLLVFGFMALSSIARLRSSEIYYSNFPFFMAPAVSLFLILSLLSLGDYISFKKRNKKVQSIKNLKFSRLGIGKLQALLPVLSIVLVILSWIALVINQLGMGYGLTILISVIPIIFMAILISYFIKKVKLMDAQKGQKKFLFALIPVIMFIVFSVSNFGMLGKLALKDDLQTKEIAGFSVRKESTSFLAESCEDFRAKSHDLDIRKTVVNSEGLAEDLFDRILKNAKNHPYRAEFVKDLSKDFTYDKTYSLADEDSYLILNGNTVLEVDGNIYDEKVTKDIEKILEAK encoded by the coding sequence ATGCTTAAGTTTAGATTTTTATCCTATACTAATTTCGGACCTATGGCACAATGGTACGAAGAAATGGCTAGGGAAGGTTGGCAAATAGAAAAAATTGTTTTGCCTTTTATTCATAAGTTTAAAAAATGTGATCCAGCAGATATAAAATATCAATTTACAATTGCTCCTAACGAGACTTGGTATGTTAAGTTTTCTAAGGAAGAACTCAAAGACTATGACCAGATGGCAGAAGAATATGGTTGGCATATTGTTGACAGAAGCTTTAATATGAACCTATATCAGGTTGATGAGAATGGATCAAATTCACTCTATAATGATGATTCTTACGAAATTGAGATTTTAAATAAAGGTATCAAGGGAGAATTAATTACAATAAGCTTGAATCTTCTTGTTTTTGGCTTTATGGCTCTATCCAGCATTGCTCGTTTAAGATCAAGTGAAATATATTACTCTAATTTTCCATTTTTTATGGCACCAGCTGTTAGTTTATTTCTCATATTATCACTCTTATCTTTGGGAGATTATATAAGTTTTAAGAAGAGAAATAAGAAAGTACAATCAATAAAAAATTTGAAATTTTCTAGGTTGGGAATAGGAAAGTTACAAGCTTTGCTACCTGTATTATCAATAGTGTTAGTAATTTTGTCTTGGATTGCATTAGTAATAAATCAGCTAGGAATGGGTTATGGGCTAACAATACTTATTTCCGTGATTCCTATAATTTTTATGGCTATTCTTATCTCTTATTTTATTAAAAAAGTAAAACTTATGGATGCACAAAAAGGACAGAAAAAATTTCTATTTGCCTTAATACCAGTAATAATGTTTATAGTTTTTAGCGTATCTAATTTTGGTATGCTTGGTAAGCTTGCATTAAAAGATGACTTACAAACAAAAGAAATAGCTGGTTTTTCTGTAAGGAAAGAATCTACAAGTTTCTTGGCGGAAAGCTGTGAAGATTTTAGAGCAAAATCTCATGACCTTGATATAAGAAAAACTGTTGTAAATTCTGAAGGGCTTGCGGAAGATTTATTTGATAGAATTCTTAAAAATGCTAAAAACCATCCATATAGGGCAGAATTTGTAAAAGATCTTTCAAAAGATTTTACTTATGATAAAACTTACAGCCTTGCTGATGAGGATTCCTATTTGATTTTAAATGGAAATACAGTTTTAGAAGTTGATGGAAATATCTATGATGAAAAAGTCACAAAAGATATAGAAAAGATACTCGAGGCAAAATAA
- a CDS encoding AraC family transcriptional regulator yields MDIMKSFNLAIDYIEDNLTDELDEKEITRITGYSFPMFSRIFSIISGYSLSEYIRLRKMTNAAIDLKNSDKRIIDIAIKYGYNSQDSFALAFKSFHKLTPGQVKKGEKYQYFPRIYFSISVQGGNQMDIKIEKKKAFKVAGIKSDVTKSSNFPKVWDRLVEKVPREKFEEFGNGQIFGVGYDYIMDEEDSFIYLAGFDLTDEVKAEELGLDILSIPEQEYAIVSLQGPIPKCIHEGWKYIISYFFPKEGYRHDESPDFEVYGDGDPNSEDYKMELWVPIVKE; encoded by the coding sequence ATGGATATAATGAAATCTTTTAACTTAGCAATAGACTATATTGAAGATAACTTAACTGATGAACTTGATGAAAAAGAAATAACACGGATAACAGGATATTCATTTCCAATGTTTTCAAGAATATTTTCAATCATATCAGGATATTCATTATCTGAATATATAAGATTAAGAAAGATGACAAATGCTGCAATTGATTTAAAAAATTCAGATAAAAGAATTATTGATATTGCAATAAAATACGGTTATAATTCTCAGGATTCTTTTGCCTTAGCTTTTAAAAGTTTTCATAAGCTAACTCCTGGTCAAGTAAAAAAAGGAGAAAAGTATCAATATTTCCCAAGAATCTACTTTTCAATTTCAGTTCAAGGAGGAAATCAAATGGATATTAAGATTGAGAAAAAGAAAGCGTTTAAAGTAGCTGGTATTAAATCGGATGTAACTAAAAGTTCAAATTTCCCAAAAGTTTGGGATAGACTGGTTGAAAAAGTACCAAGAGAAAAATTTGAAGAGTTTGGTAATGGTCAAATCTTTGGCGTAGGATATGACTATATAATGGATGAAGAAGATTCATTTATATACTTAGCTGGTTTTGATTTGACGGATGAGGTAAAAGCTGAGGAGTTAGGTTTAGATATACTCAGTATTCCTGAACAAGAGTATGCTATTGTAAGCTTACAAGGACCTATACCAAAGTGCATTCACGAAGGTTGGAAGTATATTATTTCATATTTCTTCCCTAAAGAAGGATATAGACATGATGAAAGTCCCGATTTTGAAGTATATGGAGATGGAGACCCTAATTCAGAAGACTATAAAATGGAATTATGGGTTCCTATAGTAAAAGAGTAA
- a CDS encoding Csac_0668 family 2Fe-2S cluster-binding (seleno)protein gives MKINNECCCGCKTEKPDQIKDNCPVCNNEGISVSKVTVEHLVVDDYRNAVNGDQYKICMNEDCDVVYYNLDNEIKFLKDQVRVPIWFKKDADPKYACYCSEVTENQVIEAVVKHGAKSVKEVNAITGAMKNSNCKENNPLGVCCHKIIQEAIDKGLQMK, from the coding sequence ATGAAGATTAATAATGAATGTTGTTGTGGATGCAAAACAGAAAAGCCGGATCAAATTAAAGACAATTGTCCTGTATGTAATAATGAAGGGATTTCCGTTAGTAAAGTAACTGTTGAACATCTAGTGGTAGATGATTATCGTAATGCTGTTAACGGAGATCAATATAAGATTTGCATGAACGAGGACTGCGACGTTGTTTACTATAACTTAGATAATGAAATAAAATTCTTGAAAGACCAAGTTAGAGTTCCTATCTGGTTTAAGAAAGATGCAGATCCTAAGTATGCTTGTTATTGTAGCGAAGTCACAGAAAATCAGGTAATTGAAGCAGTTGTAAAGCATGGCGCGAAATCCGTAAAAGAAGTAAATGCCATCACTGGGGCAATGAAAAATTCTAATTGTAAAGAAAACAATCCGTTGGGAGTTTGTTGTCATAAGATTATTCAGGAAGCTATCGATAAAGGCTTGCAAATGAAATAA
- a CDS encoding CPBP family intramembrane glutamic endopeptidase: MYKLYQKNELNFALFWILIYCLLAAPIMGKFGDASIFMFLFLLVLSIIITTFIKKYKLVEKYGLDKYPKNSKRYLYFLPVWILATGNLWGGFSLSYTGLSQLWAVLSMILIAYIEEIIFRGFLFKALQEKSGPKKAIVIVGITFGLGHIVNLFAGQASLETLVQIIFAIAWGFILVIIFYKRNSLFPCIIAHSLINAFSKFGVENQVTKWIYIILTIIVAIFYCLYLLKLDKKDDLD; this comes from the coding sequence ATGTATAAACTTTATCAAAAAAACGAGCTTAATTTTGCACTTTTCTGGATCCTTATTTATTGTTTGCTGGCTGCACCAATTATGGGGAAATTTGGGGATGCTAGTATCTTTATGTTTTTATTTCTTCTTGTGTTATCTATTATAATTACAACTTTTATCAAGAAATATAAGCTGGTTGAGAAATATGGTTTAGATAAGTATCCAAAAAATTCAAAAAGATATCTATATTTTCTTCCAGTCTGGATTCTTGCAACGGGGAATCTATGGGGTGGATTTAGCTTATCTTATACTGGACTTTCACAGCTATGGGCAGTGTTATCTATGATACTTATTGCTTATATTGAGGAAATTATTTTTCGTGGATTTCTTTTCAAGGCTTTGCAAGAAAAAAGTGGGCCTAAAAAAGCTATAGTTATAGTTGGCATAACTTTCGGTCTTGGTCATATTGTTAATCTTTTTGCAGGTCAAGCAAGTCTAGAAACCCTAGTTCAAATAATTTTTGCCATTGCTTGGGGATTTATTTTGGTTATTATTTTTTATAAAAGGAACAGCCTATTTCCTTGTATTATCGCCCATAGCCTAATAAATGCTTTTTCAAAATTTGGTGTAGAAAACCAAGTGACAAAATGGATCTATATTATTCTTACAATTATAGTGGCTATTTTCTATTGTTTATATTTATTGAAATTAGATAAGAAGGATGATTTGGATTAA
- a CDS encoding DMT family transporter produces the protein MLEKNNIVNRESKLWPILLALLAAIFYAISTPFSKVLLDNVGPTFMAGFLYLGAGLGVGIIYLFHYKDENKNTRLGREDLPYSLGMIVLDIVAPIFLMLGIEYGTASNASLLGNFEIVATTLIALFIFKEKVSARLWIAIGFISSSCILLSFEGADSFKFSIGSIFVILATSSWGLENNCTRKIADKSTYQIVLLKGIFSGGGSLLIGLFIGEKFPPIKYIILVMLLGFVAYGLSIFLYIRAQRDLGAAKTSAYYAVAPFIGALLSFLINGEKLTPMYFIGLSLMIVGTIFVVKDTMAKHHNHTHNHLIVHFHNGRIHTHKISHAHDHEHFIKNGRHRHEHRDFLLSKEHILDHN, from the coding sequence ATGCTAGAAAAAAATAATATTGTAAATAGAGAAAGTAAACTATGGCCAATCTTACTCGCCCTATTAGCAGCAATATTTTATGCCATAAGCACACCATTTTCAAAAGTCCTACTTGATAATGTTGGGCCTACATTCATGGCGGGATTCTTATACCTAGGTGCTGGCCTAGGGGTTGGAATAATATATTTATTTCACTATAAGGACGAAAATAAAAATACTAGACTAGGAAGGGAAGACTTGCCTTACAGCCTAGGCATGATAGTCCTAGACATTGTGGCACCGATATTTCTCATGCTAGGAATCGAGTATGGGACAGCATCAAACGCATCTTTATTGGGCAATTTTGAAATTGTAGCGACAACCCTTATAGCCTTATTTATATTTAAGGAAAAAGTTTCAGCAAGACTTTGGATAGCTATAGGTTTTATTAGCTCATCATGTATTTTATTATCCTTTGAAGGAGCTGATAGCTTTAAGTTTTCTATTGGATCTATTTTTGTAATTCTCGCTACATCATCCTGGGGATTAGAAAACAACTGCACTAGAAAAATTGCAGATAAGTCTACCTATCAAATTGTTTTACTAAAGGGAATATTTTCGGGAGGAGGCTCTCTTCTAATTGGTCTTTTTATTGGAGAGAAATTCCCGCCTATAAAATATATTATTTTGGTAATGCTTTTAGGTTTTGTGGCTTATGGACTTAGTATTTTTCTTTATATAAGAGCCCAAAGAGATTTGGGAGCTGCCAAAACCAGTGCTTATTATGCAGTGGCACCTTTTATAGGAGCCTTATTGTCCTTTCTGATCAATGGCGAAAAATTAACCCCTATGTATTTTATTGGACTTAGCCTCATGATTGTTGGGACAATTTTTGTAGTCAAAGACACCATGGCAAAACACCACAACCATACCCATAACCATTTAATAGTACATTTTCATAATGGAAGAATCCATACCCATAAGATAAGCCACGCTCACGATCACGAACACTTTATAAAGAATGGAAGACATAGGCATGAGCACAGAGATTTTCTTTTAAGCAAAGAACATATTTTAGACCATAATTAA
- a CDS encoding serine hydrolase domain-containing protein codes for MYEPVQHTGYSNWAAALGAFIVERVSGMDYVDYVHENIFRPLKMDHSSISPVFDDNEWVKNQRLKLKCYDTKGEKIEGPGIYYIHLYPAGSAMGTIGDLAKLARALTSGDNNFSPLFKNQSTLKKIYTPTSFYGPTEIPKNFYGFFASEYGLKTIGHGGNTFDCSAMLQFDPISGVVMVLMTNQAHETIYNYDMYELIFDKFKDSDLTKIKMDVP; via the coding sequence ATCTATGAGCCAGTCCAACATACAGGATATTCGAATTGGGCAGCGGCTCTTGGAGCTTTTATAGTCGAGAGAGTTTCAGGTATGGATTATGTAGATTATGTTCATGAAAATATTTTTAGACCTCTAAAGATGGACCATAGCTCAATAAGTCCTGTATTTGATGATAATGAGTGGGTTAAAAATCAAAGACTTAAGCTTAAATGTTATGACACAAAGGGAGAAAAAATTGAAGGACCTGGAATATATTATATTCATCTTTATCCTGCTGGCAGTGCAATGGGCACAATAGGCGATTTGGCAAAATTAGCTCGTGCTCTTACTTCTGGTGATAATAATTTTTCTCCACTTTTTAAAAATCAAAGCACTCTAAAAAAGATTTACACTCCTACAAGTTTTTACGGACCAACAGAGATTCCTAAAAATTTCTATGGTTTTTTTGCAAGTGAGTATGGCCTTAAAACTATTGGCCATGGGGGTAATACTTTTGATTGCTCAGCTATGTTGCAATTTGATCCTATTAGTGGGGTTGTAATGGTTCTTATGACTAATCAAGCCCATGAAACTATTTATAATTACGATATGTATGAATTAATTTTTGATAAATTTAAAGATTCTGACTTAACTAAAATTAAAATGGATGTTCCCTAA
- a CDS encoding ferritin family protein — MTISKEDMKILLKSQQGELDVVLMYQALADVVKDKNDAAAFRKLAAEEGHHAAVFHKLIRKNLKPKKTLAFFMPILYKLIGKKRLYPKIVKGEYKASENYAPVAKKFPEIESVREDEKRHGDMVASLL; from the coding sequence ATGACCATAAGTAAAGAAGATATGAAAATATTATTAAAATCTCAACAAGGAGAATTAGATGTAGTTTTGATGTACCAAGCCCTTGCTGATGTAGTTAAGGATAAAAATGATGCGGCTGCTTTTAGAAAGCTTGCAGCAGAGGAGGGTCATCATGCTGCGGTTTTTCATAAACTTATAAGGAAAAATTTAAAACCAAAGAAAACCTTGGCTTTCTTTATGCCTATCCTTTATAAGCTAATCGGTAAAAAAAGATTGTATCCAAAAATTGTAAAGGGGGAGTATAAAGCTTCTGAAAATTATGCTCCAGTAGCAAAAAAGTTTCCAGAAATCGAAAGCGTTAGGGAGGATGAAAAAAGGCACGGCGATATGGTCGCAAGCTTATTATAA
- a CDS encoding PadR family transcriptional regulator, producing the protein MARDQFQTLTEPMYFTLLALGEVRNGAEITSWVEEITKGRVSLAPGTLYALLAQFLENNLIKRVEADQKGKHYIITDVGRDLLKDEVQRLRLLISNYENHFDK; encoded by the coding sequence ATGGCAAGAGATCAATTTCAAACCTTAACAGAACCAATGTATTTCACTCTCTTAGCCCTGGGAGAAGTGAGAAATGGGGCAGAAATCACATCATGGGTAGAGGAGATAACTAAGGGCAGGGTATCCCTAGCACCTGGCACACTCTATGCTCTCCTTGCCCAATTTCTAGAAAATAATTTGATAAAAAGGGTCGAAGCGGACCAAAAAGGTAAACACTACATCATTACAGATGTAGGAAGGGATCTTTTAAAAGACGAAGTTCAAAGACTTAGGCTCTTGATTTCAAACTACGAAAATCATTTTGATAAATAA
- a CDS encoding DUF2178 domain-containing protein: MKNKKIWYIGYVIGFISLVALFIFKDDEILNKILPFIFTISVTISSVSLGHNKKMEDDPFYRINVNDERNEKIRDKVNAAMTPILMLIMGLVAVICFSTKAYLPATILAIGILSFPLITFFVSRHYEKKY, translated from the coding sequence ATGAAAAATAAGAAAATTTGGTATATAGGATATGTGATTGGTTTTATAAGTTTGGTGGCTTTATTTATTTTTAAGGATGATGAAATTTTAAATAAGATATTGCCTTTTATTTTTACAATAAGTGTGACTATTTCTAGTGTTAGCCTAGGTCATAACAAGAAGATGGAGGATGATCCATTCTATAGAATAAATGTAAATGATGAGAGAAATGAGAAAATTAGAGATAAGGTAAATGCAGCAATGACTCCTATTCTCATGCTTATCATGGGTCTAGTAGCCGTGATTTGTTTTTCTACAAAGGCTTATTTACCAGCAACTATTTTAGCAATAGGAATTTTATCTTTCCCTCTTATAACCTTTTTTGTCAGTAGACACTATGAGAAAAAATATTAA
- a CDS encoding carotenoid biosynthesis protein, translating into MNWINSFELICYFIVILLVVDIYKSKNYMELGLLISGALAGFSLELLAVRLTDIYHYSDDFFISIGFRPYQFPFFGGLMWGGITVCALRIARKFHFNKLMTALFAGWLIVSMDLLLDVVAIRLDGGFWVWDGREINLAINHHMFMSVIWVNFLGYMFEVPFIVYMTLKSWEKKNNKSKINLGKSLLIGSGGVIFVGICSYLALFLDKISDEWFSCIAFCLLRTFIFIKLLAELMRNREKIRLAKNKDWTLIIFWFAIYAYCIGGLIKLGIVQAIPIYGIFAIFLFALTIFLALINIEKEK; encoded by the coding sequence ATGAATTGGATAAATAGTTTTGAGCTGATTTGTTATTTTATAGTCATATTACTGGTTGTAGACATTTATAAATCTAAAAATTATATGGAATTGGGACTCTTGATATCAGGCGCCTTGGCAGGATTTTCCTTGGAACTTTTGGCTGTAAGGCTAACTGATATTTACCATTACAGCGACGATTTTTTCATAAGCATAGGCTTCAGGCCCTATCAATTTCCATTTTTTGGAGGACTCATGTGGGGTGGGATAACAGTATGTGCCCTAAGAATTGCGAGAAAATTTCATTTTAATAAATTAATGACAGCCCTATTCGCTGGTTGGCTAATAGTAAGCATGGATCTGCTGCTGGACGTTGTTGCGATTAGGTTAGACGGTGGATTCTGGGTCTGGGACGGTCGAGAAATAAATCTAGCAATCAACCACCATATGTTTATGTCAGTAATTTGGGTCAATTTCCTGGGCTATATGTTTGAAGTCCCATTCATAGTCTACATGACCTTAAAAAGTTGGGAAAAGAAAAATAACAAGTCAAAAATAAATCTAGGCAAGTCACTTTTAATCGGATCTGGTGGAGTGATTTTTGTAGGAATCTGTTCTTATCTTGCCCTTTTCCTAGATAAAATAAGTGATGAATGGTTCTCCTGCATTGCATTTTGTCTTTTACGGACATTTATTTTTATAAAATTATTAGCCGAGTTAATGAGAAATCGAGAAAAAATTAGGTTGGCAAAGAATAAAGATTGGACATTGATAATATTCTGGTTTGCTATCTATGCCTACTGTATAGGTGGATTAATAAAACTAGGCATAGTACAAGCTATACCGATTTATGGTATATTCGCCATATTCTTGTTCGCCCTAACTATATTTCTTGCCCTTATTAATATAGAAAAGGAAAAATAA
- a CDS encoding alpha/beta hydrolase yields MENGKEMTEFLRKYLGVDKISILGHSWGSLYGANLVQAYPNYYNLYIGTGQIVDIVENEKAFKEEVIKWAANNHGDMNLLETYNPEEINLKNIKIKNIILNKYGYDMMKDGSDYNLFTTLLFNPNYSIKDWAAYFGRDIKVYFDFYRSDEFKDFSIKGKYTYQVPYININGDMDYQANYKLAREYFDELEAPEK; encoded by the coding sequence ATGGAAAATGGCAAAGAAATGACTGAATTTCTAAGAAAATATCTGGGAGTTGATAAAATAAGTATTCTGGGTCATTCTTGGGGGTCATTATATGGGGCAAATCTCGTCCAAGCCTATCCTAATTATTATAATTTATATATTGGCACTGGCCAAATAGTTGATATTGTAGAAAATGAAAAGGCCTTTAAAGAAGAGGTGATAAAATGGGCGGCAAATAACCATGGAGATATGAACCTATTAGAAACTTACAATCCTGAAGAAATCAACTTGAAAAATATCAAAATAAAAAATATAATTTTAAATAAATATGGATACGATATGATGAAAGATGGTTCAGATTATAATCTTTTTACAACTCTTTTATTCAATCCGAATTACTCAATAAAAGATTGGGCTGCTTATTTTGGCAGAGACATTAAAGTATATTTTGATTTTTATAGGTCAGATGAATTTAAGGATTTTTCCATAAAAGGAAAGTACACTTATCAAGTTCCATATATAAATATTAATGGTGATATGGATTATCAGGCTAATTACAAACTAGCGAGAGAATATTTTGATGAGCTAGAGGCGCCAGAAAAATAA
- a CDS encoding CadD family cadmium resistance transporter produces METIVSALLVFVSTSIDYLVVLTILFASQGKKGLKSIYAGQYLGTGLLVLVSLIAAYFLNFIPQDWIIGLLGLIPLGLGIKAIFVDEDIDEEDIEGKITGNGSKILAFTSLTVAMGGDNLGIYIPYFTGKSLIEIGISLVIFVLGILVLCKLSQNLASISAIGEIVEKYEKIIVPVVFIGLGLYILIENGTINYLISLITS; encoded by the coding sequence ATGGAAACAATAGTATCCGCTTTATTAGTTTTTGTCTCTACATCAATTGACTACTTAGTTGTTTTGACTATTTTATTCGCCAGTCAAGGCAAGAAAGGTTTGAAATCAATTTATGCAGGACAGTATTTAGGTACAGGACTGCTTGTTCTGGTTAGTCTTATTGCCGCTTACTTTTTAAATTTTATTCCACAAGATTGGATTATCGGACTCCTTGGTCTAATTCCGCTAGGTCTTGGTATAAAAGCAATTTTTGTGGATGAAGATATTGATGAGGAAGACATCGAGGGAAAAATTACCGGAAATGGATCAAAAATCTTAGCATTTACAAGTTTAACAGTGGCAATGGGTGGAGATAATTTAGGAATTTATATTCCCTATTTTACAGGAAAGAGTTTGATTGAGATTGGTATAAGTCTAGTAATATTTGTGTTAGGGATTTTAGTTCTATGCAAATTATCTCAAAATCTTGCCTCAATTTCTGCTATCGGAGAGATTGTAGAAAAGTACGAAAAAATAATTGTACCAGTCGTGTTTATTGGGCTCGGTCTTTATATATTGATTGAAAATGGAACGATTAATTATCTCATTTCCCTAATCACAAGTTAA
- a CDS encoding DUF262 domain-containing protein, translating into MKKIEGSPKNLKQLLQNTKYSIHYYQREYMWQRKHIEELIDDLTSEFLEYYKTDDPRQAVADYGVYFMGSIVLAGRENAIIDGQQRFSSLTLLLMYLNNRLKSIGQIYNMIETMIFSESFGTKSFNINVDDRQDCMNAIFNNTDFDITGSGESVKNLYGRYQDIQDVFPANITDDMLLYFCDWIAEKVYFIEIVATTEQDAYKVFISMNDRGLSLTSTEMLKGYILSEIKSDSIREEMNYIWKDKVLTLKKDDDKGDETFIKAWLRAHYAETIRETKAGAINKDFDIIGGFFHKWVRDERDKLGLKNSHDFELFIEKFAKFADVYEYIRHAETNYAEETKYVYYNAQVNFTLQLQLLLAPICYEDSWAVIIEKINLVARFIDLLIVSRVTNYRSVDYSTIKNYVFSVSKDIRMTDIQTLKQKLKQHYINLAFEPETSLTDLRLNSFTKKYIKNILARITGYIEEQIGVASNYCNYMNTKTKNPFEIEHIITDHYEWFTEEYSDPDDFRRWRNSVGALLLLHKSINASLNDSKYDYKLRKYCSNEGNIYSESLGDLAYQNNPKFMKFIADNNLGFKSYASFGKHEITERIAVLTDLVKLVWNDDLFQ; encoded by the coding sequence ATGAAGAAGATTGAAGGTTCACCTAAAAATTTAAAACAATTATTGCAGAATACGAAATATTCTATTCACTATTACCAGCGTGAATATATGTGGCAGCGTAAACACATAGAAGAATTGATTGATGACCTCACATCAGAATTTTTGGAATATTATAAAACAGATGACCCAAGACAGGCTGTTGCTGATTATGGTGTATATTTCATGGGTTCCATTGTTCTTGCTGGTAGAGAAAATGCAATTATTGATGGTCAACAAAGATTCTCTTCTTTGACATTGTTATTAATGTATCTTAACAATAGATTAAAATCTATAGGTCAGATTTATAACATGATTGAAACTATGATTTTCTCAGAATCCTTTGGAACAAAATCTTTCAACATTAATGTTGACGACCGTCAAGATTGTATGAACGCAATTTTTAACAATACTGATTTTGATATTACTGGATCTGGAGAATCAGTAAAAAATCTTTATGGACGTTATCAAGACATTCAGGATGTTTTCCCAGCTAATATCACTGATGATATGTTGTTATATTTCTGTGATTGGATTGCTGAAAAAGTATATTTTATTGAAATTGTAGCAACAACTGAGCAAGATGCATATAAAGTATTTATTTCGATGAATGATCGTGGTTTGAGCCTTACATCTACGGAAATGTTAAAGGGCTATATTCTTTCTGAAATTAAATCTGATTCAATCCGTGAAGAAATGAATTATATATGGAAGGATAAAGTTCTTACATTGAAGAAGGATGATGACAAGGGCGATGAGACATTTATTAAAGCGTGGCTTCGAGCTCACTATGCGGAAACCATCCGTGAGACAAAAGCTGGTGCAATTAATAAGGATTTTGATATTATTGGTGGCTTCTTCCATAAATGGGTTCGAGATGAACGTGATAAGTTGGGACTTAAGAATTCACACGACTTTGAGCTGTTCATAGAGAAATTTGCAAAATTCGCCGATGTTTACGAATATATTCGTCATGCAGAAACTAATTATGCTGAAGAAACAAAGTACGTATATTACAATGCTCAAGTCAACTTCACATTACAGCTACAACTTTTATTGGCACCAATATGCTATGAAGATTCTTGGGCAGTTATAATTGAGAAGATAAATCTTGTAGCTAGATTTATTGATTTGTTAATTGTTTCTAGAGTTACAAATTACAGATCTGTTGATTATAGTACAATCAAGAATTATGTTTTTTCTGTTAGTAAGGATATCCGTATGACGGATATACAAACATTGAAGCAAAAATTAAAGCAGCACTATATCAATCTTGCCTTCGAGCCTGAAACATCTTTAACTGATTTAAGATTGAACAGCTTTACTAAGAAATATATAAAAAACATTCTTGCTCGTATTACTGGATATATAGAGGAACAGATAGGTGTAGCATCAAATTATTGTAATTACATGAACACTAAAACAAAGAATCCATTCGAGATTGAACATATAATTACAGACCATTATGAATGGTTTACGGAAGAGTATTCTGATCCAGATGATTTCAGACGATGGAGAAATAGTGTTGGTGCTTTGTTGCTTCTTCATAAGAGTATAAACGCCAGCTTGAATGATTCAAAGTATGATTATAAGCTTAGGAAATATTGTTCTAACGAAGGTAATATTTATAGTGAATCTCTTGGTGATTTGGCATATCAAAATAACCCTAAATTTATGAAATTCATTGCAGATAACAATCTTGGATTCAAATCGTATGCTTCATTTGGTAAGCATGAGATTACTGAACGAATTGCAGTTCTAACTGATTTGGTAAAACTTGTTTGGAACGATGACTTGTTTCAATAA